The Branchiostoma lanceolatum isolate klBraLanc5 chromosome 1, klBraLanc5.hap2, whole genome shotgun sequence genomic sequence CCACCTTCGATGGCTTTGCCGTCAATGTCAGCGACGATACGGCGTGCTTCCACACCATCAGGATCAGGATCCATGACATCATCGCAGTCGAGAAATCCAAACCCTTTACACTCTCGTCTGAACCACACCACGTTCAGTTCGACTTGCTGAGGACCGCCGCCACCTGGGCCACGACTCTGGTTCACAGGTTTTAGTATCAGGGTCCCGTCACGGAACGAGTGATTATCGTAGCGATTGACAGTTTCCTGTGCCGCTCTACAAGACGAAAACGTCAGTGTTCCGACCCTCTGACCATTCGCTTTTGTCAAAAGCCTGTCAAAGGCAGTTCTGATTAGGATACCGTCCAAATACGTAAATATGTCCATGATACCCTGACAGCCTTCTGGGTCTTTGCCGGCATACTTGTACAAGACGTCAACACAGCGGAACTCCGACGGCATAAGGATGTCTTGTACTTCTCCTCCTTTACCGAGCACCATTCGGGTTCCGTCGCCTCTGTAATTAACCACTGGTATCTCGTCGCTTTCGTTCCTCAAGTCGCTGTGCTTGGAATTCATGGCGTCACGGACAATCTTCTCTCCACCTTCAAGACGATCATGAGTAGTGAAAACGGCCACTTGACAGCGGTCAGTGTCGACTTCAATGACACAAAGATGCTTCTCGTCGTCTGACACGATGGCTTCCAAGGACTTCAGTGTCTGTGCACGCCTCCCTATCAGTCCCCTCACTACCTCAGGCCCGTACCCCTTGATCTGACAGGAAGTCATGGTAGATCGCTCGAGGGAGCGCAGGTCGAAGGTGCTTGCGTAACGCGAAGCAACGTCTCCGAGCCACTCAACATCAGGTGTCACGTTGATGATGAAGTCGCGTGAAGTCCGCAGGATCTCGTCGAAGACGACCCACTTGTGCTGTGCACCGAGGTGCTTAAGGGCAGACGAGGGGTGGATGTGCACGCACTGCCGAAGGCGTCCCACGATGTACCCTGCCCGCTCATGGCCACTGAAGACGCACAGGTTGTTGCAATACGCACCGAGGATCAGTCGAGGAAGTTGGATATTCACTGTCTCAACGGGAGCGAAGTCTTCAGAAATGTGCACGCCACTGGAAGCAAGCTGATGCTTCATTTCCTTGAAGGATTCCTCGGCGAGCCGCATGGTTTTTGCGTTGATGCTGTTCGCGACGCACCATTTGTTGCGCTGGAGCGTTGATTGTGCCACCCAATCTCTGTACACATCCAGCATGGACAGGAGATCCCCTCCCTCGTGACAGAACTTCATCTTCTGTCGATCCGCCGTGGCCTTTTCCTCTTCTGTTCCCGCTCTAAAGTAGACGCTACCGGCTGCGGATGCCAGCGCGGCCACCAAGAGGGCCTCCTTCCCGCACCCTTGACTCACTCCTTCAAGGATCATTTTTGACAGTCGTGGCTCTGTCGGGAGCTGAGACATCTTTTTGCCCAGTTCAGTGAGTCTGATAGACGTCCTTTTCGTTTCCTGTGGTTTTTCCTCTTCCTGTGTTTTTTCCTCTATTCTTGGTTCTTCAGTCTGTTTGTCCTTCCTCCAGAACATCTTACTGACCCAAAAGTCTACCAGGGCCCCAAATCCTGACTTTGCAGACGATTTATTCAAGTTGTCTAAGGACTCAGTAGTTTTATCTGGTTGGTCTGTGACGGCCGCCTCAGACCGCACCGGCCCTGTGGGTTTGGGAGAAATCTCGCCTTCAGTGTTCTCGATTGCGCCTAAGATATCCAACTGGTGTATCGCGTCCTGTAAAGCGTCGTCGGATGGCCGCTCTACGAAGTCAAAGTCAGTGACGTCGGTGACACCTAGTTCCATCAGCTTCAACACCGCCATGCCTAGGTGCATACGAAGAATCTCTGGCGGAGTGGACACCCTCATTTCCTTGAACTCTTCTTCGGTGTAAAGTCGGTAGCATCTTCCCGGTTGGATTCTTCCCGCCCGTCCGGCTCTCTGTATGGCAGAGCTCTGCGCGACCATCTTGACGTCCAAAACGCTGAGGTTCCGTTTGGCGTCGAAGTACCGTTCTTTGATCATTCCCGAGTCCACGACATAGATGATGCCGGGGATGGTGACGCTGGTTTCCGCGATGTTGGTGGCAAAGACGACCTTCCTTGCTCCAGCGGGTGCCGGTTCAAACACTTTCCTCTGATCTTCGGGTTGCAGCTTGCCGTGGAGGGGGAGGACAAGGACGGAGTTTACTCTGGAACCGAAGACATGTGTCGTTCGTTCACATGCACGTTCTATTTCCAATGGTGATGTCAGGAACGCAAGAATATCCCCCTCTCCTTCGTTGTTGTGAATCTCTACAACCTTGTTCACAGTCTCGCTGACGTAGTCAACATTGCTGTCACCAAACTGCGGGGTTTTATAGATTATGTCAACAGGGAAGGTGCGGCCTGGGACTGACATGACTGGACACCCGCCGAAGTAGTTAGAGAACAACGTAGGGTCAATGGTAGCGGAGGCGATGATAATCCGCAGACCAGGCCTCGTCTGGAGGCTCTTCTTCAGTATTCCTAGCAACAGGTCGGTGTGGATACTTCTCTCGTGTGCTTCGTCGATGATGATACAGGAGTACTTGTCGAGCTCGCCTTCCTTCACACAGGAGTTGAGTAGGACCTGGTCAGTCATGAAGACAGCCTTCGTCCTGTCGCTGACTCGCCTCTTGCTACCGACAGCGTATCCAATCTCATCTCCTACTTTACACCCATACTCCACCGCTACCCTATCGGCGAGGCTAATCGCTGCAATTTTGCGCGGCTGTGTGCACGCGATCAGTTTCCCCGGCTCGCTGGTGTTATCGGCGAGGTACTGAACAATCTGCGTGCTCTTTCCTGACCCTGTCTCCGCGACTACGACGATGACCCTGTTGTGCTCCACTTCCTGCAGCAGTTTCGTTCGGTAAGCGTACATTGGCAGGGCGGCCTGTAACCTGGAACACTCGCGCAGGTATCGGCTCTTCAGGTCGTTGAGCATCTTGGCCTGTTCTTCGGGGCTTTTGGGTGTGGACTGGAGGATTTCCTCTTCGGCTTGTACATCTGGACGTATCTCGCCTTCACCTGACGCCATACTCGTCTTCATTTCATCTGTCTGGCTGTCTTCTGCCAAATCTTGAGCGCCGTCGACAAGGCTAACAACACTTTCTTCAGACTTGCTCATGCCGTGGTCACCAGCGGGTCCTGTTGGTTCATTCTCACATCCACCAGGCTCCGTGCGTTCTTGCACTAGTATTGCATCACGAGCACGTGTACATAGCGCATTGTCACTGTCGCTTTTGACTTCTACTGTATCCATACTGATCTCATCACCACCCAGCCTGTGTCCGAGCAGCTTCGCACGAGTAGCAGCATCAGGTGACAAACTGACGAGCTCTTCGGAAATGATTTTGATGGTTTGATCAAACTCTTCCTTTTGTTTCGTCAGCTCAACCAGTTTCATCTGCAGAACCTTCCTTTGTTGTTGGCGGACCGTGTGTTCGTCGATGGACACAAATCGACCACTTGGACGAACATCGTTGATTTTTGCTGCAATTTCCTCTACCTTCTCATTGTGACCTGCGCAAACCTGCCTGACACCGGAATCTACCTGACGAGCAAAAGCCACCAGTTTGTCCTCGAATGTGAACTGTCTTTTCTCCAGAAAATGCCTTTTCTTCGCCACTGATTCTCTATCAACTCTTTCCGGCTCACCAACTGTCCTGACAGATCTGGAGAAATTTTCTGCGTCTTTGTGTGTCGCAAAATATACGTACCCTTTCGACCCACCCTCGAACTCTATAGAGGCTTGGTCAAAGCCAGGATGATTTTCGAAGACGGTATGGAACTGATGTGTATCCATTTCTGGAAGGTGGCTGAGTTGCACTCTGTACAAGTATTGTCTGTTGCTTGTCTTTCGAAACTCGTGCCCTGAAGACTTTGGCTTTACACCTTGTCGGTCGCTGTAGTGACGGCCTCGATGATGTGTTaccgtcacgtttggtgcttcgGCGCTACGCCCAGCTTTAGGGTGGTGCTTCGGCGCTACATGGGGCTTCGGTGCTACATGGGGCTTCGGTGCTACATGAGAGTGGTCTGGAGGCAACGCTATCTGAGAGTGGTCTGGAGGATTTGGGGCTTTGGTCGTGCCTTGCATAGCAAGATTGTTTGTGAAAATTGAGTGTTGTGACTTACCCCTTCGTTTCTCATGTCCACCGCCGTCCCTATTCATGGATTTAGGTATGTGATCTGCTGTCCTGGCTTTGGTCATGCCTCTGAACTTAGGTCTGACACTTCGACCATCGTCACGTGTTCTGTCCGAATGCACACTTCCTTGTCTTGGTTGGGAGGCAGGTCTCTGGCCACTGTGTCCACTCCATTTGTGGTTCCCCGCCCGAGCTTGATCAGGATCTAGCCGCGTTCTTTCTCCCCCTGATCCGCCCGTTCTGGGTTTGGACTTCGCCCCTTCCTGATACGGCGCGCTTTCGTATCTCTTCCGTCCATGCTTTCCTCTGATGACGTGAGCTGGGTCCAAGTCAACATTTCCTGTGCCTTTTCCCTTATATTGCCGATCTGAACCTTGGTACCCTTTCTTCTTGCTCGTATCCTTAAGATTGTCCTTCTCAGTTGCTTTATCCCCATGTTTAAGGGCTTTTTGACTTGATGTTAAAGGGGGCTGTAGTCCTACCTCTCCCTGGCTGTTAATCGCCTGTGGTTTGTCCATATTAAGCTCGAGTGGCTAAAGTTGCACGGgaagaaataaatcaaatatagGTCACACTTAAGAACAATACTTGTATTCATGGATTATGGTTACAGGCAAAGTCTCTACGACATAACCTGCACCGTTGATTCAATGAACGAACATAATActacatataatgttacatacttaacaagagtttggagacctccaTGAAATGCTTTGAGCTTTTGTAGATTTATagttttatcttgtctcattgatgatacaaatatggctgtaattagcataattttacTTCAGATGATGGCCTTCTTTACCAAAATTACACGCCAGTGTATTGTATGTGTGAAATTCATTTCTTTTGGCAGGATatcatgtttacatttcatcataaatcatacaaatgagatgcatatttacataatctatacaCAGTGATGTATaccttcaactaacttacacatgttacaCAAGTCTGTACTTCCAACCATTTACCAAAGGAATTATGGCacctttgcattaattatgcaaattaggtccctATTTGCAAAATTGGCATTTGCAGATGTTCCATCTGTCATgaattacatatgtcacatgtatcTAAATTCTAAAGTCCTATcttggaaatatagattttcctcattaattatgcaaattgagccCTAATTTCcatgatttgcatttcattatgcACGTCTCTTTCAAAGCTAGCTTCATATTGTATTTCATGGAAATCCTTCGTTGCTTTGTTCAGTGCTTATCCTCCCTGAAAGATGTTGACAAAaatacccctgcagttccagagcaagatgCTAGGAGACCAGAACCTGCATTACTTCTTCCCtatatcacaagctatctaccaccaaaaaatcaagaccatagcacgtccgggacaaaatatacaaaaacgggaagttctgctgcagtaccacggtcacataccagggggcccaaaatcgacctcgaCCTTCATattcccaagacctaccaacagaccaaatatcatcgtaatccatcaagaggttcttgagttattgtttgtttgtttgttttattaggatctccattagtggtTTTTcatgcactattcttcctggagtccgaacattaaaaacaaatacagaaacaaaatttatacaattaataaataaagtaaGTAAGGTAAATTAAACAAAAATAAGTGTAGTAAAGCTAAAAATAAGCAAGAGAGGCCAGAGGTCAAACTGAAATAATCAACATTATCTGCATATTGTCATTAAACAATTCGAATGGTATCAACAAAAATTAAATGTATGACAATTACTCAAATGATCTGAGGGTAATGTATACAGAAAAGTTGCCCTCCTAAGTAGTCATAgtgacaaaatataaacatagttatgctgacttccTATttcggaaacacacacaaacagagacgcatgcacacacacactcatagcTTATCTCACACTATGCTTGTTGAACTGAATCCGGCATATGTAGGCAACTTCTGAAAACCTATTAAAGGACTGGCTTGGAAGTTTCAAAATTCCTAAGAAGTCCAACAATTATTCCATGGTATGCCTTTATCGATGTAAGAATTACCAGCATGAAAAGTCTAGAAGTCATGACACAGCAGACAGCTGTGCACCTTgtaagtaggtcaaagttgaggaTTGCTATTGTCGTTCCCAAAGGGGCGTATACATCACCTCATGAGTGACGTCATTGGTCCGCCGTACGTACGAAATCCTCAGCATTGTGTGAAGTTATATCAGACCTTCATTAAATACAACAATCAAAACCTTACCTCTTCTTTCACGTACAAGCCAGTACATCGTTTATAAATTTAAAGTCGTTTGTATGGCTTTCGTTGCTTCctcattgccccccccccccctcccactctgTAGCGACTCAAGTACCGTGAACATACAGTTTACCCATTTTGTCGTTCCAACATTTATAGCGTCAGTGAGACTGGAGATACCATGTACACTATACAACAAGTTGTTGTAATCCTAACCTTACTGTGCCATCCCTTGTGCACCGTTTACCTTTAGAAAAGAGCTCGCCCATTTCTAATAGTCCCGAAATGGCTGACCGAAACCAGTACAGGTTACTTCCGTTTGTAGCAGTGTCGTATGACCGAAACTCGATATCGGGACCAGTCGTGCAATATGAGTCATTCATGTGATATTGGCAGGTATTCAAACCTATAGCTACCTCTAGTGGTCTGTGGGATGTGCCAGGACTATCTGTGTCTTTTGATTTCTCCGCAACGTTCTGTTTGTATTTCCGGGTCGACACGGTTCAGTTTTCACCTTGGCCGGGCCCGTCCTTTTACTATACTGTCGAAAGGgcggaagggggggggggggtcaaatcGCGTATGAAGGGCTGGGGAAGTTGATTCAAAATAACATTAAGACTGTACCTTCATCAAAATGCATGTCACGTTACAGTGAGTGAACAAAGCGTGTAGGGGCCTCCCATTCCGTGCATTTTGTATTGCTCAGTGAGAGCTTGGCAGTGCCTCACAAATGTCTATTTAAACATATATGGACATTTTCGTAGTTGGCAAAGTGACATTTTGTATCTCACCGACATCCATGTAACACCTACCTTCCAATCCCTTGGACAACCTCCTTCCGAAAGACTGACCCAAGCTGCGAACTTTAGTTTTGTACCGTTGCTCACATGTCCGAAACTGGCTGACATACACTTCCGGGTCCGTTCCGCCGATGTGAAACGTCCTATAGGATGCGAACAAAGCAAACATGGACTCGCATAGGGTAACTGGGTTTTGGGAGTCTTGAATAGGATTAATATGCCAAAACATAATACCAAAAAGATTGACAAATAATACTCAGGACCCCTACACCAGACAACATTCCCTTGCGTTATTGTTCGGAAATAAACAGTGACCTGGGGTCATGGTTGACTTCTACGACCGTAATAAACAATGGGGCTAGGTGTTCTGTAATAAACGCACGTAACAGACGTTAACGTTAATAGGAAGATTTCACTAAGGGACTGTACGACATTTAGAGGGGGGGCTGGTGCAAAGAGAGTCCGGTAAAAAAATTCCATgccagcacccccccccctcgctcatatttttccatggccctccccccaTTTTGATTCTTGCATAAAACACATTACAACAAAACTAGccgaattttcattttcattttcatgacATGCATACAAACATATAAAGTGACATAGCACTTGGTGTTGTTACACTAACTCTGTAATGGTACATGGTATAAGTATTATCTTGCCTTTTATCATTTCTCCAATCTACGTGACCAGGGTTAAGATTGGGGTTAAGACCTAGGATTAAGATTAGTTAGGGCTAAGTTTGAGTTACAGTTAGGCTTAGGGATCGGCGGCGTCTTGACGGAGGAACGTCTAGAAACAGTCTGGTGCCGAATCGTCGAGATAGGCTAGGGACCGAACTGTCCAGGTGCCGAGATGACCGAAATTCACTAGGGGGTCCCTACACTTAACATGATTGGGTGCTGGTTAGATTTGTTTTGGAATTCTGGTTAATGATAAAAAGAGAGAGACATGATTGAAAAAAAGCATGTACACATAATCCCACTTCATTGTCTTTAAtaacagtacagtacattgtgacAAGGATAGTGTATTTTCActacactactagtactactaccactactataCAATGGAAACTCCCATAGGACGCAATACAAACTTAAgtgcaaaatgcaaaatatcGAAATGGCTTCAACCAGCAAAGCTTTCAAAGGCTCAAATTTCAAACCACAGCAAGATTGCAAAACTCCAATCCATATTCATTCCTGTTCACTTCGTATTGACCATGGACACTAATGTAGTGCGCATTATTGCCGTTTAGGTATGAACTAACAAATCGCAACAACACTAGGTATTTCTACAAGACTTTACAAGTTTAACTTTAGATTGCTTGACTGAGAACATG encodes the following:
- the LOC136436053 gene encoding uncharacterized protein isoform X2; protein product: MSASFGHVSNGTKLKFAAWVSLSEGGCPRDWKPLELNMDKPQAINSQGEVGLQPPLTSSQKALKHGDKATEKDNLKDTSKKKGYQGSDRQYKGKGTGNVDLDPAHVIRGKHGRKRYESAPYQEGAKSKPRTGGSGGERTRLDPDQARAGNHKWSGHSGQRPASQPRQGSVHSDRTRDDGRSVRPKFRGMTKARTADHIPKSMNRDGGGHEKRRGKSQHSIFTNNLAMQGTTKAPNPPDHSQIALPPDHSHVAPKPHVAPKPHVAPKHHPKAGRSAEAPNVTVTHHRGRHYSDRQGVKPKSSGHEFRKTSNRQYLYRVQLSHLPEMDTHQFHTVFENHPGFDQASIEFEGGSKGYVYFATHKDAENFSRSVRTVGEPERVDRESVAKKRHFLEKRQFTFEDKLVAFARQVDSGVRQVCAGHNEKVEEIAAKINDVRPSGRFVSIDEHTVRQQQRKVLQMKLVELTKQKEEFDQTIKIISEELVSLSPDAATRAKLLGHRLGGDEISMDTVEVKSDSDNALCTRARDAILVQERTEPGGCENEPTGPAGDHGMSKSEESVVSLVDGAQDLAEDSQTDEMKTSMASGEGEIRPDVQAEEEILQSTPKSPEEQAKMLNDLKSRYLRECSRLQAALPMYAYRTKLLQEVEHNRVIVVVAETGSGKSTQIVQYLADNTSEPGKLIACTQPRKIAAISLADRVAVEYGCKVGDEIGYAVGSKRRVSDRTKAVFMTDQVLLNSCVKEGELDKYSCIIIDEAHERSIHTDLLLGILKKSLQTRPGLRIIIASATIDPTLFSNYFGGCPVMSVPGRTFPVDIIYKTPQFGDSNVDYVSETVNKVVEIHNNEGEGDILAFLTSPLEIERACERTTHVFGSRVNSVLVLPLHGKLQPEDQRKVFEPAPAGARKVVFATNIAETSVTIPGIIYVVDSGMIKERYFDAKRNLSVLDVKMVAQSSAIQRAGRAGRIQPGRCYRLYTEEEFKEMRVSTPPEILRMHLGMAVLKLMELGVTDVTDFDFVERPSDDALQDAIHQLDILGAIENTEGEISPKPTGPVRSEAAVTDQPDKTTESLDNLNKSSAKSGFGALVDFWVSKMFWRKDKQTEEPRIEEKTQEEEKPQETKRTSIRLTELGKKMSQLPTEPRLSKMILEGVSQGCGKEALLVAALASAAGSVYFRAGTEEEKATADRQKMKFCHEGGDLLSMLDVYRDWVAQSTLQRNKWCVANSINAKTMRLAEESFKEMKHQLASSGVHISEDFAPVETVNIQLPRLILGAYCNNLCVFSGHERAGYIVGRLRQCVHIHPSSALKHLGAQHKWVVFDEILRTSRDFIINVTPDVEWLGDVASRYASTFDLRSLERSTMTSCQIKGYGPEVVRGLIGRRAQTLKSLEAIVSDDEKHLCVIEVDTDRCQVAVFTTHDRLEGGEKIVRDAMNSKHSDLRNESDEIPVVNYRGDGTRMVLGKGGEVQDILMPSEFRCVDVLYKYAGKDPEGCQGIMDIFTYLDGILIRTAFDRLLTKANGQRVGTLTFSSCRAAQETVNRYDNHSFRDGTLILKPVNQSRGPGGGGPQQVELNVVWFRRECKGFGFLDCDDVMDPDPDGVEARRIVADIDGKAIEGGIGIIRASINKKRNSSVHVRGPPCSLNEQTLERTVRRNSVVVPRRYSVVWKPQTSPVDTGHDEARLKELFSSYVMEGTMRVSVNKPKPESQVRGYAMVTMSDANEAQNAVTGLHGKRDLMGTQALSVERKLQCNVVCNAKIYDVLEDGFRDALEDLTRGGTRLVKIEPRRAKSGKTVYFKLSGNDVGEVARAKSRLHEVMRPETVAHEDPTVTCRLFDKLGLDFIQTVQNQVKGVHIDADRRTFTISLYGKDEPRLEAKRRISDYLESLTQHRPREIHLAGSSRPAGVMKALLNKYGLNLDGLKDATGAREIRLDMRKHLLVVQESDETFDKVKGEVESCAKEILERKGESCQREDEDDSEDCGVCLCPIDGKDYRLQCCGHRYCHECIKLQLTTAIRSQDYPIRCGTDGCSREFFLRDLRLLLNQADFWQLVTGSLNTFVNKSGGRYRPCPTPDCPSVYRCVSEEEGEGQVFQCCKCNKRLCTRCHVDMHDGMSCGTWQIFKGDPDDTLREWMKDKTDVKFCPKCSWVIEKTAGCQHMECRCGAHICWICLKAFSTSGACYGHLSSAHGGYM
- the LOC136436053 gene encoding uncharacterized protein isoform X1, with the translated sequence MDKPQAINSQGEVGLQPPLTSSQKALKHGDKATEKDNLKDTSKKKGYQGSDRQYKGKGTGNVDLDPAHVIRGKHGRKRYESAPYQEGAKSKPRTGGSGGERTRLDPDQARAGNHKWSGHSGQRPASQPRQGSVHSDRTRDDGRSVRPKFRGMTKARTADHIPKSMNRDGGGHEKRRGKSQHSIFTNNLAMQGTTKAPNPPDHSQIALPPDHSHVAPKPHVAPKPHVAPKHHPKAGRSAEAPNVTVTHHRGRHYSDRQGVKPKSSGHEFRKTSNRQYLYRVQLSHLPEMDTHQFHTVFENHPGFDQASIEFEGGSKGYVYFATHKDAENFSRSVRTVGEPERVDRESVAKKRHFLEKRQFTFEDKLVAFARQVDSGVRQVCAGHNEKVEEIAAKINDVRPSGRFVSIDEHTVRQQQRKVLQMKLVELTKQKEEFDQTIKIISEELVSLSPDAATRAKLLGHRLGGDEISMDTVEVKSDSDNALCTRARDAILVQERTEPGGCENEPTGPAGDHGMSKSEESVVSLVDGAQDLAEDSQTDEMKTSMASGEGEIRPDVQAEEEILQSTPKSPEEQAKMLNDLKSRYLRECSRLQAALPMYAYRTKLLQEVEHNRVIVVVAETGSGKSTQIVQYLADNTSEPGKLIACTQPRKIAAISLADRVAVEYGCKVGDEIGYAVGSKRRVSDRTKAVFMTDQVLLNSCVKEGELDKYSCIIIDEAHERSIHTDLLLGILKKSLQTRPGLRIIIASATIDPTLFSNYFGGCPVMSVPGRTFPVDIIYKTPQFGDSNVDYVSETVNKVVEIHNNEGEGDILAFLTSPLEIERACERTTHVFGSRVNSVLVLPLHGKLQPEDQRKVFEPAPAGARKVVFATNIAETSVTIPGIIYVVDSGMIKERYFDAKRNLSVLDVKMVAQSSAIQRAGRAGRIQPGRCYRLYTEEEFKEMRVSTPPEILRMHLGMAVLKLMELGVTDVTDFDFVERPSDDALQDAIHQLDILGAIENTEGEISPKPTGPVRSEAAVTDQPDKTTESLDNLNKSSAKSGFGALVDFWVSKMFWRKDKQTEEPRIEEKTQEEEKPQETKRTSIRLTELGKKMSQLPTEPRLSKMILEGVSQGCGKEALLVAALASAAGSVYFRAGTEEEKATADRQKMKFCHEGGDLLSMLDVYRDWVAQSTLQRNKWCVANSINAKTMRLAEESFKEMKHQLASSGVHISEDFAPVETVNIQLPRLILGAYCNNLCVFSGHERAGYIVGRLRQCVHIHPSSALKHLGAQHKWVVFDEILRTSRDFIINVTPDVEWLGDVASRYASTFDLRSLERSTMTSCQIKGYGPEVVRGLIGRRAQTLKSLEAIVSDDEKHLCVIEVDTDRCQVAVFTTHDRLEGGEKIVRDAMNSKHSDLRNESDEIPVVNYRGDGTRMVLGKGGEVQDILMPSEFRCVDVLYKYAGKDPEGCQGIMDIFTYLDGILIRTAFDRLLTKANGQRVGTLTFSSCRAAQETVNRYDNHSFRDGTLILKPVNQSRGPGGGGPQQVELNVVWFRRECKGFGFLDCDDVMDPDPDGVEARRIVADIDGKAIEGGIGIIRASINKKRNSSVHVRGPPCSLNEQTLERTVRRNSVVVPRRYSVVWKPQTSPVDTGHDEARLKELFSSYVMEGTMRVSVNKPKPESQVRGYAMVTMSDANEAQNAVTGLHGKRDLMGTQALSVERKLQCNVVCNAKIYDVLEDGFRDALEDLTRGGTRLVKIEPRRAKSGKTVYFKLSGNDVGEVARAKSRLHEVMRPETVAHEDPTVTCRLFDKLGLDFIQTVQNQVKGVHIDADRRTFTISLYGKDEPRLEAKRRISDYLESLTQHRPREIHLAGSSRPAGVMKALLNKYGLNLDGLKDATGAREIRLDMRKHLLVVQESDETFDKVKGEVESCAKEILERKGESCQREDEDDSEDCGVCLCPIDGKDYRLQCCGHRYCHECIKLQLTTAIRSQDYPIRCGTDGCSREFFLRDLRLLLNQADFWQLVTGSLNTFVNKSGGRYRPCPTPDCPSVYRCVSEEEGEGQVFQCCKCNKRLCTRCHVDMHDGMSCGTWQIFKGDPDDTLREWMKDKTDVKFCPKCSWVIEKTAGCQHMECRCGAHICWICLKAFSTSGACYGHLSSAHGGYM